The proteins below are encoded in one region of Gammaproteobacteria bacterium:
- a CDS encoding acyl-CoA thioesterase — translation MSKTESNDASRYPYRQTISTRWKDNDIYGHVNNIDYYGFFDTIINTYLIRHGGLDIHEGQVIGFCAESHCRFLHAFAFPDDVEAGLRVARIGNSSVRYELALFRVGETKPSATGWFVHVFVDRHTRRPQPLPTALRSALEAIATEETS, via the coding sequence ATGAGCAAAACCGAAAGCAACGACGCAAGCCGCTACCCTTATCGACAGACGATCAGCACGCGGTGGAAGGACAATGACATCTACGGTCACGTCAACAACATCGACTACTACGGCTTCTTCGACACCATCATCAACACCTATCTGATCCGGCACGGCGGCTTGGATATTCACGAAGGCCAAGTCATCGGGTTCTGTGCGGAGTCGCACTGCCGCTTTCTGCACGCGTTCGCGTTTCCGGACGACGTCGAGGCCGGGCTCAGGGTCGCGCGTATCGGCAACAGCAGCGTGCGCTACGAACTGGCGCTGTTTCGCGTGGGCGAAACCAAACCATCGGCCACCGGCTGGTTCGTGCACGTATTCGTGGATCGGCACACGCGGCGTCCGCAGCCGCTGCCCACAGCATTGCGATCCGCGCTCGAGGCCATCGCCACCGAGGAAACATCATGA
- the hldE gene encoding bifunctional D-glycero-beta-D-manno-heptose-7-phosphate kinase/D-glycero-beta-D-manno-heptose 1-phosphate adenylyltransferase HldE, whose protein sequence is MSNKLPDFSGARVLVVGDVMLDRYWHGPTSRISPEAPVPVVRVRDHEARPGGAANAALNAAALGVRTTLLGVVGRDEAARLLSEHLLASGIDAQFVETADCPTITKLRVISRNQQLIRLDFEEALSAVGAFDADALQARFQAALPQSDVVLLSDYGKGSLIGAAAMVAAARAAGKPVIIDPKGNDWTAYRGASLLTPNLGEFEAVAGVTAGEEDLFGKAQTLCTALDLAALLVTRSEHGMSLIQPDTAPLTLPTEAREVFDVTGAGDTVIAVLAASVAAGESWSRAAYLANVAAGIVVGKLGTATASREELAAALAGKHQNEDGAVVTRAELAARIEAARKKGERVVMTNGCFDLLHVGHLRYLEAARALGDRLVVAVNDDDSVRRLKGPTRPLNACDDRMRMLAGLKCVDWVLPFSEDTPADLIAAVLPDILVKGGDYRIEQIAGHEAVIAHGGEVRVLDFHAGYSTSSLIERARKP, encoded by the coding sequence ATGAGCAACAAGCTGCCGGACTTCTCGGGTGCGCGCGTGCTGGTGGTCGGCGATGTGATGCTCGACCGTTACTGGCACGGCCCCACCTCGCGGATTTCGCCCGAGGCGCCGGTGCCGGTGGTGCGTGTGCGTGATCATGAGGCGCGGCCCGGCGGTGCCGCCAACGCGGCGCTCAACGCCGCCGCGCTGGGCGTGAGGACCACCCTGCTGGGCGTTGTCGGTCGTGATGAAGCGGCGAGGCTGCTGTCCGAGCATCTGCTTGCCAGCGGGATTGACGCGCAGTTCGTGGAAACGGCCGACTGCCCGACCATCACCAAACTGCGTGTGATCTCGCGCAACCAGCAGCTGATCCGTCTGGACTTCGAGGAAGCACTGTCCGCCGTCGGCGCCTTCGACGCCGATGCGCTGCAGGCGCGTTTCCAGGCGGCCTTGCCGCAGTCGGATGTGGTGCTGTTGTCCGACTACGGCAAAGGCAGCCTGATCGGCGCCGCGGCGATGGTTGCCGCCGCGCGGGCTGCCGGCAAGCCGGTGATCATCGACCCCAAGGGCAATGACTGGACAGCCTATCGCGGCGCCAGCCTGCTTACGCCCAACCTCGGTGAATTCGAAGCCGTGGCCGGCGTGACCGCTGGCGAAGAGGATCTGTTCGGCAAAGCCCAAACCCTGTGTACGGCCCTTGATCTGGCAGCGCTGTTGGTGACTCGCAGCGAGCACGGCATGAGCCTGATCCAGCCGGACACTGCGCCGCTGACCTTGCCTACTGAAGCGCGCGAGGTCTTCGACGTGACCGGCGCCGGCGATACCGTGATCGCGGTACTGGCGGCCAGTGTCGCCGCCGGCGAGAGCTGGTCGCGGGCGGCGTATCTGGCGAATGTGGCGGCGGGCATCGTGGTCGGCAAGCTCGGTACGGCCACCGCCAGCCGCGAGGAACTCGCTGCCGCGCTGGCCGGCAAGCATCAGAATGAAGACGGTGCGGTAGTCACGCGGGCGGAACTGGCGGCGCGAATCGAGGCAGCCCGCAAAAAAGGTGAGCGTGTGGTCATGACCAACGGCTGCTTCGATCTGCTGCATGTGGGCCATCTGCGTTACCTGGAAGCGGCGCGAGCCTTGGGCGATCGTCTCGTGGTAGCCGTCAACGACGACGATTCGGTGCGCCGCCTCAAGGGGCCGACGCGCCCCCTGAATGCCTGCGACGACCGCATGCGCATGCTCGCCGGACTCAAGTGCGTGGACTGGGTTCTGCCGTTTTCCGAGGACACGCCGGCAGACCTGATCGCCGCGGTGCTGCCCGACATCCTGGTCAAGGGCGGGGACTACCGTATTGAGCAGATCGCGGGCCACGAAGCCGTGATCGCCCACGGTGGCGAGGTGCGCGTGCTCGACTTTCATGCCGGCTATTCGACCAGCTCGCTGATCGAACGCGCGCGCAAGCCCTGA
- a CDS encoding zinc-dependent alcohol dehydrogenase family protein, which translates to MKVTAAVLGEMGLPAPYAQSLPLKLQTLELDEPGIGELRVKVLAAGLCHSDLSVINGSRPRPMPMVLGHEAAGEVLDVGPETPGFERGDRVVFSFVPNCGHCTPCASGRPALCEPGAAANTVGTLLSGQRRWHGDAAITYQHHLGVSAFAEATVVSARSAVKIDPTLPPEIAALFGCAVVTGVGAAVNTARVAPGESVAVFGLGGVGLAALLGAVASGANPVIAVDVMPSKLELARELGATHTVLATESDVVAEIKGITAGGVHHALETVGSERVLEQAYAATRRGGTTVTAGLPHPDRRFSVPALSLVAEERTVKGSYMGSAVPSRDIPRFVALYRAGRLPVDRLLTHRLRLDEINAAFDRLERGEGVRQVVVFDR; encoded by the coding sequence ATGAAAGTCACGGCTGCCGTTCTCGGTGAAATGGGCCTTCCGGCCCCCTACGCTCAGTCCTTACCACTGAAGCTGCAGACGCTGGAACTCGACGAACCGGGAATTGGTGAGTTGCGCGTCAAGGTGCTGGCCGCCGGGCTCTGTCATTCGGACCTGTCGGTCATCAACGGTTCGCGGCCACGGCCGATGCCGATGGTGCTGGGCCACGAAGCGGCCGGCGAAGTTCTGGACGTGGGCCCCGAGACCCCGGGATTCGAGCGTGGCGATCGCGTGGTGTTCTCATTCGTTCCGAACTGCGGCCATTGCACGCCCTGCGCATCCGGACGGCCGGCACTATGCGAGCCGGGCGCTGCCGCCAACACGGTCGGCACGCTGCTCAGCGGCCAGCGACGCTGGCATGGCGATGCGGCAATCACCTATCAACATCACCTGGGCGTTTCCGCGTTCGCCGAAGCAACCGTGGTTTCGGCACGCTCCGCAGTCAAGATCGATCCCACGCTCCCTCCGGAGATCGCCGCGCTGTTCGGCTGCGCGGTGGTGACCGGCGTTGGCGCCGCCGTGAACACGGCGCGTGTCGCGCCCGGCGAAAGCGTGGCGGTGTTCGGTTTGGGCGGTGTCGGACTGGCCGCATTGCTGGGCGCGGTTGCCAGCGGCGCCAATCCGGTGATCGCGGTCGACGTGATGCCCTCCAAACTGGAACTCGCGCGCGAACTCGGCGCCACGCACACCGTGCTGGCCACCGAGTCCGACGTGGTCGCCGAAATCAAGGGCATCACCGCCGGCGGCGTTCATCACGCCTTGGAAACCGTGGGCAGCGAACGCGTACTGGAACAGGCCTACGCCGCCACGCGACGCGGCGGCACCACGGTAACCGCCGGTCTGCCACATCCGGACCGTCGGTTCTCGGTGCCGGCCCTCAGTCTGGTCGCCGAGGAGCGCACGGTGAAGGGTTCCTACATGGGCTCGGCCGTCCCATCTCGAGACATTCCGCGCTTCGTGGCCCTGTATCGCGCCGGGCGGCTACCCGTGGATCGGCTGCTGACACATCGGCTGCGCCTGGACGAGATCAACGCCGCATTCGATCGGCTCGAACGCGGTGAAGGCGTGCGTCAGGTTGTGGTGTTCGACCGATGA
- a CDS encoding acyl-CoA thioesterase — MKPDAHLQTAATYPMTRAMDTHFADMDIGGHLNNVALARHFEDGRVALQIEMFGIGAYDPSQTRPFHITIVQSTINYLREVRFPAPLQCGVGVSHIGRSSYRLASALFQHDHCMAVCECVMVLRSDGAALPFTDELRAQLETFRLRDVPAGN; from the coding sequence ATGAAGCCCGACGCCCACCTGCAAACCGCGGCTACCTATCCGATGACCCGCGCGATGGATACCCATTTCGCGGACATGGACATCGGCGGCCATCTCAACAATGTGGCTCTGGCGCGACATTTCGAGGACGGGCGCGTGGCGCTGCAGATCGAGATGTTCGGCATCGGCGCCTACGATCCAAGCCAGACGCGCCCGTTCCACATCACCATCGTGCAAAGCACCATCAACTATCTGCGCGAAGTGCGCTTTCCCGCGCCCTTGCAGTGTGGCGTCGGTGTTTCCCATATCGGGCGCAGTTCCTATCGCCTGGCTTCCGCCCTGTTCCAGCACGATCACTGCATGGCGGTCTGCGAATGCGTGATGGTGCTGCGCAGCGATGGCGCCGCCCTGCCCTTTACCGATGAATTGCGCGCGCAACTGGAAACCTTCCGCCTGCGGGACGTTCCGGCGGGCAATTAG
- a CDS encoding branched-chain amino acid transaminase: MSTFADRDGFIWYDGKLVPWREATTHVLTYTLHYGVGCFEGVRAYETPSGTAIFRLQDHTKRLFGSAKILGMPMPYSEDEISEAQLEVLRANKLSEAYIRPMVFYGAEGMGLRADGLKTHVIIAPWAWGSYLGAENLQRGIRVRTSSFTRHHVNSAMCRAKANGNYINSMFALNEVLRDGYDEALMLDTTGHIAEGSAENIFVVYGKALHTPDLNSCLDGITRRTVMQLARDFGYTVTERRITRDELYICDEAFFTGTAAEVTPIREVDNRPVGAGTRGPVTEQLQTAYLNLVKGRSDHYPDWLAYI, encoded by the coding sequence ATGAGTACGTTTGCCGACCGCGACGGGTTTATCTGGTACGACGGAAAACTCGTGCCCTGGCGTGAAGCCACCACCCATGTTCTGACCTACACGCTGCACTACGGTGTGGGTTGCTTCGAGGGCGTGCGTGCGTACGAAACGCCAAGCGGTACGGCGATATTCCGTCTTCAGGACCACACCAAGCGCTTGTTCGGCTCCGCCAAGATTCTCGGCATGCCGATGCCCTACAGCGAAGACGAGATCAGCGAAGCGCAGCTCGAAGTGCTGCGAGCCAACAAGTTGAGCGAGGCCTACATTCGTCCGATGGTGTTCTACGGAGCCGAGGGCATGGGCCTGCGCGCGGATGGTCTGAAGACCCACGTGATCATCGCGCCCTGGGCCTGGGGCTCGTATCTGGGCGCCGAGAACCTGCAGCGCGGCATCCGCGTGCGTACGTCTTCGTTCACACGCCATCACGTGAACTCGGCGATGTGCCGGGCCAAGGCCAATGGCAACTACATCAACTCGATGTTCGCGCTCAACGAAGTGCTGCGTGACGGCTACGACGAAGCGCTGATGCTGGACACCACCGGCCATATCGCCGAGGGCAGTGCCGAGAACATCTTCGTGGTCTACGGCAAGGCCCTGCATACGCCGGACCTGAACTCCTGCCTGGACGGCATCACGCGACGCACGGTGATGCAGCTGGCGCGCGATTTTGGCTACACGGTGACCGAGCGCCGCATCACCCGCGATGAACTCTACATCTGCGATGAGGCCTTCTTCACTGGTACCGCTGCTGAAGTCACGCCGATTCGCGAGGTCGACAACCGGCCGGTGGGCGCAGGTACGCGCGGACCGGTAACCGAGCAGTTGCAGACCGCCTACCTGAATCTGGTGAAGGGTCGCAGCGACCATTATCCGGACTGGCTCGCCTACATCTGA